A region from the Parabacteroides sp. FAFU027 genome encodes:
- the ilvC gene encoding ketol-acid reductoisomerase: protein MANYFNTLPLREQLNQLGVCEFMDKSEFADGVNALKGKKIVIVGCGAQGLNQGLNMRDSGLDISYALRQEAIDAKRASYVNATENGFTVGTYEQLIPTADLVINLTPDKQHSAVIDAVMPLMQQGAALSYSHGFNIVEEGKQIRKDITVIMVAPKCPGSEVRAEYVRGFGVPTLLAVHPENDPEGKGWAYAKAYAVATGGDRAGCLHSSFVAEVKSDLMGEQTILCGMLQTGSILCFDKMIEKGIDAGYASKLIQYGWETITEALKHGGITNMMDRLSNPAKIKAFGLAEELKSIMRPLFWKHMDDIMSGEFSSTMMKDWANDDINLLTWRKATGETNFEKTPAGDVEISEQEYFDNGVLMVAMVKAGVELAFETMTEAGIKEESAYYESLHETPLIANTIARKKLYEMNRVISDTAEYGCYLFDHACKPLLTDFMKKIDTNVIGKAFAEGKGNGVDNQALIAVNEEIRFHPIEIVGAELRQAMTAMKKIVG, encoded by the coding sequence ATGGCTAATTACTTCAACACGCTTCCTTTGAGAGAGCAATTGAATCAATTGGGAGTTTGCGAATTCATGGACAAAAGCGAATTCGCTGACGGCGTTAACGCGCTGAAAGGTAAAAAAATCGTTATCGTAGGTTGTGGCGCTCAGGGTTTGAACCAGGGTTTGAACATGCGCGATTCTGGTCTGGATATCTCTTACGCATTGCGTCAGGAGGCTATTGATGCAAAAAGAGCTTCTTACGTTAACGCTACTGAAAACGGATTCACTGTAGGCACTTACGAGCAATTGATCCCAACTGCTGACCTCGTAATCAACCTGACTCCAGATAAACAACACTCTGCAGTTATTGATGCAGTTATGCCATTGATGCAACAAGGTGCTGCTCTTTCTTACTCTCACGGTTTCAACATCGTAGAAGAAGGAAAGCAAATCCGTAAAGATATTACCGTTATCATGGTAGCTCCAAAATGTCCGGGTTCTGAGGTTCGTGCTGAGTATGTTCGCGGATTCGGTGTACCTACATTGTTGGCTGTTCACCCTGAAAACGACCCTGAGGGTAAAGGATGGGCTTATGCAAAAGCGTATGCTGTAGCTACCGGTGGTGACCGTGCGGGATGTCTTCACTCTTCTTTCGTTGCTGAGGTAAAATCTGACCTTATGGGTGAGCAAACTATCCTTTGCGGTATGTTGCAGACAGGTTCTATCCTTTGCTTTGACAAAATGATCGAAAAAGGTATCGACGCTGGTTACGCATCTAAACTTATCCAGTACGGATGGGAAACGATCACTGAAGCGTTGAAACACGGTGGTATCACCAACATGATGGACCGTCTTTCAAACCCTGCTAAAATCAAAGCATTCGGTTTGGCTGAAGAATTGAAATCTATCATGCGTCCTTTGTTCTGGAAACACATGGATGACATCATGTCTGGCGAATTCTCATCTACTATGATGAAAGACTGGGCTAACGATGATATCAACCTGTTGACCTGGAGAAAAGCTACAGGCGAAACCAACTTTGAGAAAACTCCTGCCGGTGACGTAGAAATCTCTGAACAAGAGTACTTCGATAACGGTGTATTGATGGTAGCTATGGTGAAAGCCGGTGTAGAATTGGCATTCGAAACCATGACTGAAGCAGGTATCAAAGAAGAGTCTGCATACTACGAGTCATTGCACGAAACTCCGCTGATCGCTAACACTATCGCTCGTAAAAAATTGTACGAAATGAACCGTGTTATCTCTGATACTGCTGAGTACGGATGTTACTTGTTTGACCACGCTTGCAAACCGTTGTTGACTGACTTCATGAAGAAAATCGATACTAACGTAATCGGTAAAGCTTTTGCTGAAGGTAAAGGTAACGGCGTTGACAACCAGGCTTTGATCGCTGTAAACGAAGAGATCCGTTTCCACCCAATCGAAATCGTTGGTGCTGAACTTCGTCAGGCGATGACTGCAATGAAAAAAATCGTAGGTTAA
- a CDS encoding AraC family transcriptional regulator, translated as MKTSTTLPVYSLRNFSKSELGSRAFQVEVFDANRHFAVEYPHRHDFFEVLYLYKGSGVHVIDDKQYQVQPPCIFFMSPGQAHKLELSKDIEGYIFLFTSDFYLINQSNQNRLLEFPFFFTVQQTNPPLHLENEQETTFLEKLFIQAVSEVGKAEYSEELLRSLLDLILVYAASLYKVDEQMLVKGKGHLLVKRFFQLVEENYQNNYSVNEYASMLAITPNHLTQTVKQLTGKTSNDILQQKQLLEIKRLLVHTNLGVSEIANQLNFVDQSYFTKFFKKMTGMTPLRFRSESMKST; from the coding sequence TTGAAAACCAGCACAACACTTCCCGTCTATTCGTTGCGCAACTTCAGCAAGAGCGAGTTGGGCAGCCGTGCCTTTCAGGTAGAGGTGTTTGATGCCAATCGTCACTTTGCGGTGGAATATCCGCACCGGCATGATTTTTTCGAGGTGCTCTATCTCTATAAGGGTTCGGGAGTACATGTGATCGATGATAAACAGTACCAGGTACAACCGCCCTGCATCTTTTTCATGTCGCCGGGGCAGGCGCACAAACTGGAGCTGAGCAAAGACATTGAAGGCTACATTTTCCTATTTACATCTGATTTTTACCTCATCAACCAAAGCAACCAGAATCGCTTGCTGGAGTTTCCCTTCTTCTTTACCGTCCAGCAGACCAACCCTCCATTGCATCTGGAAAACGAGCAGGAGACTACATTTCTGGAAAAGCTGTTCATACAGGCGGTTAGCGAAGTGGGCAAGGCTGAGTATTCGGAAGAATTGCTGCGCTCGTTGCTGGATCTGATACTGGTGTATGCCGCTTCACTCTACAAAGTGGATGAGCAGATGCTGGTCAAAGGAAAAGGCCATTTGCTGGTCAAACGCTTTTTCCAGTTGGTCGAAGAAAACTACCAAAATAACTATTCGGTCAACGAATACGCCTCAATGCTGGCCATCACGCCTAACCACCTCACGCAAACCGTGAAGCAACTGACGGGTAAAACCAGCAATGATATTCTACAGCAAAAACAACTGCTTGAAATAAAGCGCCTTTTGGTGCATACAAACCTCGGTGTTTCGGAAATTGCCAATCAGCTCAATTTCGTGGACCAGTCCTATTTTACCAAGTTTTTCAAGAAAATGACAGGTATGACCCCGCTGCGCTTTCGGAGCGAATCCATGAAAAGTACCTAA
- a CDS encoding DEAD/DEAH box helicase, with translation MTFKELQISEPILKALTNKKYDKPTPIQGQAIPVALAGRDLLGIAQTGTGKTAAFAIPIIQQLCQSKSERKREIKALILTPTRELAIQIDECFTDYAKYTNLRNTVIFGGVNQRPQVDKIKQGTDILVATPGRLLDLIAQKHISLANICHFVLDEADRMLDMGFIHDIKRILPMLPKQKQTLFFSATMPNAIASLSKSMLQNPARVEVAPVSSAAETVDQHLYFVEKPQKSDLLITLLNQQKDKSVLVFSRTKHGADKLARILNKKGIGCEAIHGNKAQNARQRALTNFKSGKTRVIIATDIAARGIDIANLELVINYDLPDMAETYVHRIGRTGRAGNNGTALTFCSPEEKAMVREIQKLTGKKLNTLSVPA, from the coding sequence ATGACATTTAAAGAATTACAAATATCAGAGCCGATATTGAAGGCACTGACGAACAAAAAATACGATAAGCCGACTCCCATTCAGGGGCAGGCAATCCCGGTCGCTCTTGCCGGCCGCGATTTATTAGGTATCGCACAGACGGGTACGGGGAAAACAGCAGCTTTTGCCATTCCCATTATCCAACAGCTTTGCCAGTCAAAATCGGAAAGAAAGCGGGAGATTAAGGCTTTGATTCTTACTCCGACACGTGAATTGGCGATTCAGATTGACGAATGTTTTACTGATTATGCCAAATATACGAATCTGCGCAATACAGTGATTTTCGGCGGGGTGAACCAACGCCCGCAGGTGGATAAGATTAAGCAGGGTACAGACATCCTGGTAGCTACTCCGGGACGATTGCTCGACCTGATAGCCCAGAAGCACATCAGTCTGGCGAATATTTGCCATTTTGTCCTCGACGAGGCCGACCGTATGCTCGACATGGGATTTATCCACGATATCAAACGCATACTCCCGATGTTGCCCAAGCAGAAGCAAACGCTCTTCTTCTCGGCAACGATGCCGAATGCCATTGCCAGCCTGTCAAAATCGATGTTGCAGAATCCGGCAAGGGTAGAAGTCGCTCCCGTATCATCGGCTGCGGAGACTGTGGATCAGCATCTCTATTTTGTAGAGAAACCGCAAAAAAGCGACTTGTTGATTACGCTGCTGAATCAGCAAAAAGATAAATCGGTACTGGTCTTTTCCCGTACTAAACACGGTGCGGACAAACTGGCCCGAATCCTGAATAAAAAAGGAATAGGCTGTGAAGCAATTCACGGTAACAAGGCCCAGAATGCCCGTCAGAGAGCCCTTACCAACTTCAAGTCGGGTAAAACCCGCGTAATCATCGCTACGGACATTGCTGCCCGCGGTATTGATATCGCCAATCTGGAGCTGGTAATCAACTACGATTTGCCGGATATGGCTGAGACGTATGTTCACCGCATCGGCCGCACCGGACGGGCCGGGAATAACGGAACGGCTCTTACGTTTTGTTCTCCGGAAGAAAAGGCGATGGTCAGGGAGATTCAAAAGCTGACGGGTAAGAAGCTGAATACTCTGTCGGTTCCAGCATAA